One window from the genome of Oryza glaberrima chromosome 3, OglaRS2, whole genome shotgun sequence encodes:
- the LOC127765179 gene encoding UPF0548 protein At2g17695 isoform X1, protein MQNKYPYYRFIAHIMIFNSEIIRHCSEKSMAWGGLFLSFSRPSQDQQKSCLSAAGGFNYDAPLHGASRPKSVAKLTAGDTEASDKALVERGFFVNRSRVLVGSGTTTFNHAKSALLSWKHLALGWANVEPDTPVKAGTRFCICYKELIPWVMLPLQIAYVTDGNGGNSSGHGKGCVFAYGSGTLQGHLLAGEERFSVQLDEDDQVWYEVMSFSKPAHILSSLCYPYVQLRQKHFAHQSGQALLRHVASRSRDTR, encoded by the exons ATGCAAAATAAATATCCATATTACCGTTTCATTGCCCACATTATGATCTTTAATTCGGAAATAATAAGGCATTGCAGCGAGAAATCCATGGCATGGGGAGGTCTCTTCTTGAGCTTCAGCCGTCCCTCACAGGACCAACAGAAGTCATGCCTTTCAGCTGCTGGTGGTTTCAACTATGATGCGCCTCTCCATGGTGCCTCAAGACCAAAATCAGTAGCTAAATTGACTGCGGGAGATACTGAAGCAAGTGACAAAGCGCTTGTCGAGCGCGGCTTCTTTGTGAACCGTTCACGTGTTCTGGTTGGCTCTGGCACTACCACCTTCAACCATGCCAAATCCGCGCTTCTCTCCTGGAA GCATTTGGCACTAGGCTGGGCAAATGTGGAACCCGACACACCGGTGAAGGCTGGAACAAGGTTCTGCATTTGTTACAAGGAGCTGATCCCTTGGGTCATGTTGCCCCTCCAGATTGCCTATGTGACCGATGGCAATGGAGGCAACTCCTCAGGCCATGGAAAAGGCTGCGTTTTTGCTTATGGTAGCGGCACTCTACAAGGCCATCTGCTG GCAGGGGAGGAGAGGTTCTCGGTGCAGCTGGACGAAGACGATCAGGTGTGGTACGAGGTGATGTCCTTCTCGAAGCCAGCACACATCCTGTCCAGCCTCTGCTACCCGTACGTGCAGCTGAGGCAGAAGCATTTCGCGCATCAGTCAGGGCAGGCACTGCTCAGGCATGTTGCCAGCCGCTCCAGGGACACACGGTGA
- the LOC127765179 gene encoding UPF0548 protein At2g17695 isoform X2, with amino-acid sequence MAWGGLFLSFSRPSQDQQKSCLSAAGGFNYDAPLHGASRPKSVAKLTAGDTEASDKALVERGFFVNRSRVLVGSGTTTFNHAKSALLSWKHLALGWANVEPDTPVKAGTRFCICYKELIPWVMLPLQIAYVTDGNGGNSSGHGKGCVFAYGSGTLQGHLLAGEERFSVQLDEDDQVWYEVMSFSKPAHILSSLCYPYVQLRQKHFAHQSGQALLRHVASRSRDTR; translated from the exons ATGGCATGGGGAGGTCTCTTCTTGAGCTTCAGCCGTCCCTCACAGGACCAACAGAAGTCATGCCTTTCAGCTGCTGGTGGTTTCAACTATGATGCGCCTCTCCATGGTGCCTCAAGACCAAAATCAGTAGCTAAATTGACTGCGGGAGATACTGAAGCAAGTGACAAAGCGCTTGTCGAGCGCGGCTTCTTTGTGAACCGTTCACGTGTTCTGGTTGGCTCTGGCACTACCACCTTCAACCATGCCAAATCCGCGCTTCTCTCCTGGAA GCATTTGGCACTAGGCTGGGCAAATGTGGAACCCGACACACCGGTGAAGGCTGGAACAAGGTTCTGCATTTGTTACAAGGAGCTGATCCCTTGGGTCATGTTGCCCCTCCAGATTGCCTATGTGACCGATGGCAATGGAGGCAACTCCTCAGGCCATGGAAAAGGCTGCGTTTTTGCTTATGGTAGCGGCACTCTACAAGGCCATCTGCTG GCAGGGGAGGAGAGGTTCTCGGTGCAGCTGGACGAAGACGATCAGGTGTGGTACGAGGTGATGTCCTTCTCGAAGCCAGCACACATCCTGTCCAGCCTCTGCTACCCGTACGTGCAGCTGAGGCAGAAGCATTTCGCGCATCAGTCAGGGCAGGCACTGCTCAGGCATGTTGCCAGCCGCTCCAGGGACACACGGTGA